CTGCTCTTCATGTCTCACAACTGAGTGTCTATCAGAACTCCAAAGTGGAAATAAGTTTTCCTTGTTGGAATGCAGCTAGTAAAGTTGAATAGAAGTAAAATACCCCAAAGAGGTAATTCGTGTAATTCAGTGACTGGAAAGATCAGGAACCACCCAACTCCATCCAGGGAGATGAAGGTGTAGTGTCAGAGAAGTTTGATTGAACTTTGATATGATAAAGGATTCTAGAACTTAATCGCATTctgcttcaagaaaaaaataagagaccaTAGATCTTTGAGGATCTAGAAAAGGGAGGCCCCAAAACGGGGATTGGATAGTGTGTCTCACACAACCGTGGAAACAGAAAAGTTCACCAAAAGGCATAACCTACTCCACCGGGGAGCAGGTTTTGCCCAAACTTGGGTATGAACTCCCTTGAAACTATGGTGTCCAATCAAATTCTTTCATTCCAATCAAGAGCATCTCGGTCTCTGAGAGAGCTCTGGCACATCAGGATGAGGAAATCCTAGAGAGgtaggcaggaggcagagaaaagaaaaaaggcctgTGGGCATTCTAGACCTTTCTGTGCTCCAAAGATTGAGAAAGGAGAGGTCTGAACCTCTGGGGCCTTGCACAGAGGGTACAGCCAGCGTTGGCAGCAATCCCCGCTCTATAAACGGTAGGCCCCCAGGGAGGGTGGGATTCCTCAGATCATCCATGACCTCTGGCTCTGAAAAAGGAGACGAAGGTGGTACATCACACTGCTTAAGCCCAATTTCTTGCGTACCTCTCTCATACAGAGCTGTCGGGGAAAGCAATGAACTTGGCAGGACTCCCTCGCCACCACGAACAGGCGCTGAACTCTGAGTACTCAGCTCCATCGCCCTCTCTTGAGAAGGAAGACACCGTGGAAGGCCGTTTGTGTAGAGCGCTTTATATACCAAAGTTCAAACAAGAGGTGGAGGCTGGAGATGTAGGAAGCTGAATCACGGAAGAGAGATCCCAACCCTCCCCTCGCACACGCGTCTCAAGGCAAGCCCTACTGAATACACCGTGGAccagcccaatgccaggcttCCCATCGTCCCCTTCCCGTCTAGAGAACCCAGCTCCTTCTGGGGAATACCTTTATCAGAAGGGAATAAAGGAGATCTCCATCACCAGTGCCACCCTTCTGGGCCAGCTTAGCCTGTGGCCTCCATCTTGGCTCCCCGGGGCACCAGGAAGATGGCCCCGTCAGCAGCCTGCTGCAGAGCATACTCTTCAGGGGAGTAGCTGTTGCCTGCTTCATCCCGCAGGTGCTGGAAAATGTCACAGTACAGCTCCGTCAGCTGTTGGCGCATGACCTCCAGGGTCCGGTCGGCCTCCCCTCTGGCCCGGAGAAGCCGTTCCCGCTCGCTGCCCAGCCGCTCCAGTTCCCGCTCCAACTGCACAATGGTCTCCAACTTTCTCTTGCGACAGTTCTGGGCGGCCACCTTGTTCTTGCCCCGCCGTCGGATGTCCCGGACTAACGCCAGCTGGCTCTCCGTCAGTGGGTACCGCGCCAACAGCTCATTAAAGTCATCTACCGGCAAGTTGACAATCTTGTCCGTTGGGAAGGGAATCTTCATGGCCAGGGCCCGACGCTCATCCCGACTCCCCGCCTCCCCCCGTGCAGTGGACTTGGCCCGCACAGGGCCTGAGGAGGGTTCTAAGGCTAAGGGGGTCTCCGCAGGTGGCAAGGCATAGCTGGGGTGGGCCAAGGAGTTGGGCATAAGTGAGTAGGGGTACTCCACTGGATACATCTCTACATACTCGCTGCGCCGCCGACCAGCCTCTGTCCCCTCCAGCTCAAGAGATTCAGCGTCACTATAGTTGAGGGATAATCCTGAGTCGGATTCTGGGTCTTCTTGGGGCTTGGGGGGCCCCGCTGGCAGCCCAATGTCCAGGAGAGCCAAGGGATCTGGGAGGGGCTCACTGAGCAGGCCCGAGAGGGTCAGTGGCTTGGAGACTGGAATGGCCATGTTGCCATAGGAGTATGAAGGGTCTGGGACATGAGATGTGGGTGCTGGGAGCTCATAAGgtggtggaggaagggggaagcCACCATCTGGGTGGATTGAGCAAGGGCAGTAAgttgggggcggcgggggcgcagggtagggggctggggctgggggctcaaAGGATGGCTCACTCGGAGCATTTAGGCCCTGtaagaaaagacacaaaagaggTTTTGGAGACAGGCTGAGGAAGAGAAACCAGCTCTCTCTCAGGACCAAGCTGGGTCCTTCTGAAAGACACAGTGAGATAACAGGGGAACAGGAAAATGCTAAAAATCATTCCAAGCTTCTTCTAAGGTTGCAGTGCAGCTCTTTCAAGCAGAAACCAGTTTAAACAGGAATGGAAGTCACTGAAGTCAGACTTCGGAAAGGACTACATCTAACAATGCAACAATATGGAATCTCTTCCTCTTCAGGGGAAGTTCTTACTGCGTTGAAATGGCACGTCTTCCTGTATTTCCTTCAGGAAGACAAGAACTTGTTATCTatgatgaccccccccccaaccctttcctGCTGTGGTTATCTA
The window above is part of the Ursus arctos isolate Adak ecotype North America unplaced genomic scaffold, UrsArc2.0 scaffold_26, whole genome shotgun sequence genome. Proteins encoded here:
- the NFE2 gene encoding transcription factor NF-E2 45 kDa subunit gives rise to the protein MPPCPPQQSRNRVTQLPTPELGEMELTWQEIMSITELQGLNAPSEPSFEPPAPAPYPAPPPPPTYCPCSIHPDGGFPLPPPPYELPAPTSHVPDPSYSYGNMAIPVSKPLTLSGLLSEPLPDPLALLDIGLPAGPPKPQEDPESDSGLSLNYSDAESLELEGTEAGRRRSEYVEMYPVEYPYSLMPNSLAHPSYALPPAETPLALEPSSGPVRAKSTARGEAGSRDERRALAMKIPFPTDKIVNLPVDDFNELLARYPLTESQLALVRDIRRRGKNKVAAQNCRKRKLETIVQLERELERLGSERERLLRARGEADRTLEVMRQQLTELYCDIFQHLRDEAGNSYSPEEYALQQAADGAIFLVPRGAKMEATG